One genomic window of Punica granatum isolate Tunisia-2019 chromosome 1, ASM765513v2, whole genome shotgun sequence includes the following:
- the LOC116211330 gene encoding probable membrane-associated kinase regulator 6 isoform X1 codes for METSKPLAIESFSYSWLSNKRPSLDHPLEYVYPHDEVEECFEGSNNFNFNVSVACPTSTFVHADELFSNGIIRPILAESPKARTSAYSEPILAVPAFPSAQISTTSTGLIKHKFIRRWKRSSKLVLRKCFRCIKPLCHKDGYLRKSVRVGDIDRRVREVRSWHGSPQASPSHSVASYSAGEWSDVESSIYEAVLHCKRSIGKRRTRFGKSDQRGMK; via the exons ATGGAGACCTCCAAACCTTTAGCCATCGAAAGCTTTTCATACAGTTGGTTATCGAACAAAAGGCCGTCCCTCGACCACCCTCTCGAGTACGTCTACCCGCACGATGAAGTGGAGGAATGCTTCGAGGGATCCAACAACTTCAACTTCAACGTTTCCGTCGCCTGCCCCACCTCTACTTTTGTTCACGCTGATGAGCTTTTCTCAAACGGCATCATAAGGCCTATCTTGGCGGAGTCTCCAAAGGCCAGGACTTCGGCATACTCGGAACCTATTCTAGCGGTTCCTGCCTTTCCCTCTGCCCAGATATCTACAACCTCGACTGGCCTTATCAAGCATAAATTCATCCGAAGATGGAAGAGATCGTCAAAACTAGTTTTACGGAAATGCTTTCGATGCATTAAGCCGCTGTGCCACAAGGACGGGTACTTGAGGAAGAGTGTCAGAGTAGGCGATATCGACAGGAGAGTACGCGAAGTAAGGAGCTGGCACGGTTCACCCCAGGCATCTCCTTCTCATAGTGTAGCTTCCTATTCCGCGGGTGAATGGAGCGATGTTGAGAGCTCAATCTATGAGGCAGTTCTTCATTGCAAAAGGTCAATAG ggaaaagaagaacGAGGTTCGGGAAGTCAGATCAAAGAGGGATGAAATAG
- the LOC116211330 gene encoding probable membrane-associated kinase regulator 6 isoform X3, with product METSKPLAIESFSYSWLSNKRPSLDHPLEYVYPHDEVEECFEGSNNFNFNVSVACPTSTFVHADELFSNGIIRPILAESPKARTSAYSEPILAVPAFPSAQISTTSTGLIKHKFIRRWKRSSKLVLRKCFRCIKPLCHKDGYLRKSVRVGDIDRRVREVRSWHGSPQASPSHSVASYSAGEWSDVESSIYEAVLHCKRSIA from the exons ATGGAGACCTCCAAACCTTTAGCCATCGAAAGCTTTTCATACAGTTGGTTATCGAACAAAAGGCCGTCCCTCGACCACCCTCTCGAGTACGTCTACCCGCACGATGAAGTGGAGGAATGCTTCGAGGGATCCAACAACTTCAACTTCAACGTTTCCGTCGCCTGCCCCACCTCTACTTTTGTTCACGCTGATGAGCTTTTCTCAAACGGCATCATAAGGCCTATCTTGGCGGAGTCTCCAAAGGCCAGGACTTCGGCATACTCGGAACCTATTCTAGCGGTTCCTGCCTTTCCCTCTGCCCAGATATCTACAACCTCGACTGGCCTTATCAAGCATAAATTCATCCGAAGATGGAAGAGATCGTCAAAACTAGTTTTACGGAAATGCTTTCGATGCATTAAGCCGCTGTGCCACAAGGACGGGTACTTGAGGAAGAGTGTCAGAGTAGGCGATATCGACAGGAGAGTACGCGAAGTAAGGAGCTGGCACGGTTCACCCCAGGCATCTCCTTCTCATAGTGTAGCTTCCTATTCCGCGGGTGAATGGAGCGATGTTGAGAGCTCAATCTATGAGGCAGTTCTTCATTGCAAAAGGTCAATAG CGTGA
- the LOC116211330 gene encoding probable membrane-associated kinase regulator 6 isoform X2 encodes METSKPLAIESFSYSWLSNKRPSLDHPLEYVYPHDEVEECFEGSNNFNFNVSVACPTSTFVHADELFSNGIIRPILAESPKARTSAYSEPILAVPAFPSAQISTTSTGLIKHKFIRRWKRSSKLVLRKCFRCIKPLCHKDGYLRKSVRVGDIDRRVREVRSWHGSPQASPSHSVASYSAGEWSDVESSIYEAVLHCKRSIEA; translated from the exons ATGGAGACCTCCAAACCTTTAGCCATCGAAAGCTTTTCATACAGTTGGTTATCGAACAAAAGGCCGTCCCTCGACCACCCTCTCGAGTACGTCTACCCGCACGATGAAGTGGAGGAATGCTTCGAGGGATCCAACAACTTCAACTTCAACGTTTCCGTCGCCTGCCCCACCTCTACTTTTGTTCACGCTGATGAGCTTTTCTCAAACGGCATCATAAGGCCTATCTTGGCGGAGTCTCCAAAGGCCAGGACTTCGGCATACTCGGAACCTATTCTAGCGGTTCCTGCCTTTCCCTCTGCCCAGATATCTACAACCTCGACTGGCCTTATCAAGCATAAATTCATCCGAAGATGGAAGAGATCGTCAAAACTAGTTTTACGGAAATGCTTTCGATGCATTAAGCCGCTGTGCCACAAGGACGGGTACTTGAGGAAGAGTGTCAGAGTAGGCGATATCGACAGGAGAGTACGCGAAGTAAGGAGCTGGCACGGTTCACCCCAGGCATCTCCTTCTCATAGTGTAGCTTCCTATTCCGCGGGTGAATGGAGCGATGTTGAGAGCTCAATCTATGAGGCAGTTCTTCATTGCAAAAGGTCAATAG AAGCGTGA
- the LOC116188995 gene encoding delta(8)-fatty-acid desaturase 2: MGGDKGEMKYITSEELKGHNKPGDLWISIQGKVYDVSDWGKIHPGGEGPLLTLAGQDVTDAFIAYHPGSAWHYLDRMFTGYTLEDFEVSEVSKDYRRLMVEFSKSGIFEKKGHHVMYSFISVAVMLFAAVYGVLRSDSTLVHLGCGCLLGLLWILSAYIGHDSGHSQVTPSPKTNKIVQLISGNCLTGISIAWWKWTHNQHHIACNSLDNDPDLQHIPVFAVSNRFFSSLTSRFYGRKLTFDSVARFLVSYQHWTFYPVMCFGRINLFIQTFLLLFSKRPVPDRALNFFGLLVFWTWFPLLVSCLPNWPERIMFVLASFVVTALQHIQFCLNHFSGDVYVGAPSGNDWCEKQTHGTIDISCSKWMDWLFGGLQFQLEHHLFPRLPRGQLRKIAPIARELCKKHNLPYRNPGFWEANVTTIKVLRSAALQARQLTSGPVPKNLVWEAINTHG, translated from the exons ATGGGCGGGGACAAGGGCGAGATGAAGTACATCACCTCGGAGGAGCTCAAGGGGCACAACAAGCCCGGGGACCTGTGGATCTCGATCCAGGGCAAGGTCTACGATGTCTCGGATTGGGGAAAGATCCACCCCGGCGGCGAGGGCCCGCTTCTGACCCTGGCGGGGCAGGACGTGACCGACGCCTTCATCGCGTACCACCCGGGCTCTGCCTGGCATTACCTCGACAG GATGTTCACGGGGTACACTCTTGAGGACTTTGAGGTGTCGGAGGTATCCAAGGACTACAGGAGGCTCATGGTCGAGTTCTCGAAGTCGGGCATCTTCGAGAAGAAGGGGCATCACGTGATGTACTCGTTCATATCGGTGGCGGTGATGCTGTTCGCGGCTGTCTACGGGGTTCTGAGGTCGGACAGCACGCTGGTTCACTTGGGCTGCGGCTGCTTGCTGGGCTTGCTCTGGATCCTTAGCGCCTACATCGGCCATGATTCCGGGCATTCCCAG GTGACCCCGAGCCCAAAGACAAACAAGATCGTGCAGCTGATATCAGGCAACTGTTTGACGGGGATCAGCATCGCGTGGTGGAAGTGGACGCACAACCAGCACCACATCGCGTGCAATAGCCTGGACAACGACCCGGACCTCCAGCACATCCCGGTCTTTGCAGTCTCAAACCGCTTCTTTTCGTCCCTGACGTCCCGCTTCTACGGGCGGAAGCTCACGTTTGATTCTGTGGCCCGGTTTTTGGTGAGCTACCAGCACTGGACCTTCTACCCGGTCATGTGCTTTGGGCGGATCAACCTCTTCATCCAGACGTTCCTCCTGCTCTTCTCGAAGCGCCCCGTCCCAGATCGGGCTCTCAACTTCTTCGGCCTCCTTGTGTTCTGGACGTGGTTCCCGCTCCTGGTCTCCTGCCTCCCGAACTGGCCAGAGCGGATCATGTTCGTGCTAGCAAGCTTCGTTGTAACCGCGCTCCAGCACATCCAGTTCTGCCTCAACCACTTCTCAGGAGACGTGTATGTGGGAGCCCCCAGCGGGAATGACTGGTGTGAGAAGCAGACCCATGGCACGATCGACATCTCGTGCTCGAAGTGGATGGACTGGCTCTTCGGCGGGCTACAGTTCCAGCTGGAGCATCACCTCTTCCCGAGGCTGCCGAGGGGGCAGCTCCGGAAGATCGCCCCAATTGCCCGGGAGCTCTGCAAGAAGCACAACCTCCCGTACCGGAACCCCGGGTTCTGGGAAGCCAATGTCACAACCATCAAGGTCCTTAGGTCCGCCGCTCTGCAAGCACGGCAGCTCACCAGCGGCCCCGTGCCGAAGAACCTCGTCTGGGAGGCCATTAACACCCATGGTTAA